The genome window CTGGCGCGTCAGTTCGTGCGGGAACTGGGCATGAGCTTCGGCGAATGGCGCCAACGCCTGCGCTACCTGGCCGCCATCGAGGCCCTCGACAGCGAGCGCAGCGTGCAACATGTGGCGTTTGACCTGGGCTACAGCACCGCCTCGGCGTTTATCGCCATGTTCCAGCGCCAGGCGGGATGTACCCCTGAGCAGTACCGGCGGGCGCATATTCGTAGTCGGTGAAGATGTAACAGGCTTTGACTACACTGCTGGGTAGGCCGTGCCCTTCGGTGCGGTAACAGGGAGAAAACTCCATGAAGATGCTGCGAATTCCGCTGTTGATGATGGGCTTGCTGCTGTGTTCCCAAGGCTTTGCCGCCACCGCCCAGCAAAACAAAATGACCACCTGCAACGCCGAAGCCACCACCAAGACGCTCAAGGGCGACGAGCGCAAGGCGTTCATGAAGACCTGCCTGTCAGCCCCGGCGGCCAATGATGCCAAGACCCTGACACCGCAGCAGCAGAAGATGAAGGATTGCAATGCGTCGGCGAAAACCAAGGCGCTGACCGGCGATGCGCGTAAAACCTTTATGAGCACCTGCCTCAAAGGCTGATCACTCTTTCGCGAGCGCCGCAGATCAACGGTGGGAGCCGGGCTTGCCCGCGATACAGGCGCCTGGGTCTGTCTGGTACACCGCGGCGAGGCCATCGCGGGCAAGCCCGGCTCCCACACTTGATCGCATTCACAACCGACCCACTCGCTTGATTCCTTCAAGGCTGGCAGACTGCCCATCCTTTAACGCCGTTCGTTTTGAGGCTGTATGCCAACGTTTTCTCAGCGTCACGTGCTATTGCTGGCCAGCTACATCATCATTTTTGGCGGGTTGCTGCTGGTGCTGCCGCTCAAACTGCTGCCCAGCCTGCTGGCCGGCCTGTTGGTCTATGAACTGGTCAACATGCTCACCCCCCAACTGCAACGGCTGATCGAAGGCCGGCGCGCGCGCTGGCTGGCGGTTGCGTTGCTCGGCACGTTGATCGTCAGCGTGCTGGCGCTGATCTTTGCCGGCGCCATCAGCTTCCTGCTCCACGAAGCGGAAAACCCCGGGGCGTCCCTCGACAAATTCATGGGCGTGGTCGACCGCGCGCGCGGCCAGCTGCCGCCTTTCCTGGACGCCTACCTGCCCGCCAGCGCCGCCGAGTTCCGCGTGGCCATCGGCGACTGGCTGAGCAAGCACCTGAGTGAACTGCAACTGGTGGGCAAAGATGCTGCCCACATGTTCGTCACATTGTTGATCGGCATGGTGCTCGGCGCGATCATCGCCCTGCAGCGCGTGCCCGACCTGACCAAACGCAAACCCCTGGCCGCCGCGCTGTTCGACCGCCTGCACCTGCTGGTCCAGGCGTTTCGCAACATCGTCTTCGCCCAGATCAAGATCGCCGCGCTCAACACCGCCTTCACCGCCGTGTTTCTCGCCGTGGTGCTACCGCTGTGCGGGATCCACCTGCCGCTGACCAAGACCCTGATCGTATTGACGTTCCTGCTCGGCCTGCTGCCGGTGATCGGCAACCTGATGTCCAACACCCTGATCACCATCGTCGCGCTGTCGCTGTCGATCTGGGTGGCGGTGGCGGCGTTGGGTTACCTGATTGTGATCCACAAGGTCGAGTACTTCCTCAACGCGCGGATCGTGGGCGGGCAGATCAGTGCCAAGTCGTGGGAGTTGCTGTTGGCGATGCTGGTGTTTGAGGCCGCGTTTGGCTTGCCCGGCGTGGTGGCAGGGCCGATTTACTACGCGTACTTGAAGAGTGAGCTGAAGCTCGGGGGTATGGTTTAAGCCTTGTATTGGCCAGTCTGGCCTCATCGGGGGCAAGCCCCCTCCCACATTTTGATCTGTGAACACATTCAAAAGTGGGAGGGGGCTTGCCCCCGATGGGCGCGCCACGGTGTTTCAGATAAAACTCAGCTGCCGTAGCGCTTGCTGGCCTCAATCGCCAAGCCGCTGCCGATACTGCCAAAGATATTCCCTTCCACATGCCGCGCATTCGGCAGCATCGCCGAAATGCTGTGGCGCAGCGCCGGAATCCCGCTGGAACCGCCGGTAAAGAACACCGTGTCCACCTGCGCCACGCTCACCGAGGCATCGTTGAGCAACTGTGTGACGCTGTTGCGCACGCGCTCCAGCAGGCCATCGATGGCGGATTCGAACAAGGTCCGGCTCAACTCCACGCTCAAGCCGGGCTCCACCCGGTCCAGCAGCACATGGCGGCTGTCTTCGTGGGTCAGCTGGATCTTGGTTTCTTCCACTTCCATCGCCAGCCAGTGCCCGGCGCGCTGTTCGATCAGCTTGAACAGGCGGTCGATGCCGCCGGTGTCTTCGATGTCGTAGCGCATGCTGCCCAGCGCCAGCTGGGACTTTTGCGAGTACACCGAGTTGATGGTGTGCCAGGTGGCCAGGTTCATGTGGTGGCTGGTGGGCATGTAGGCACCGCTTTTCATGCGGCTGCCGTAGCCGAACAACGGCATCATGCCGTTCAGCGAGAGCTGTTTGTCGAAGTCGGTGCCGCCGATGTGCACGCCGCCGGTGGCGAGGATGTCGCTCTGGCGGTTGTCGTTGTGGCGACGGTCCGGCGACAGGCGCACCAGCGAGAAGTCGGACGTACCGCCGCCGATGTCGACGATCAGCACCAGCTCTTCTTTTTCGATGGTGGACTCGTAGTCGAATGCCGCCGCAATCGGCTCGTACTGGAACGAGATGTCCTTGAAGCCGATCTTGCGCGCCACGTCGACCAGGGTGTTCTCGGCTTCCTGGTCGGCCATCGGGTCGTCATCGACGAAAAACACCGGGCGGCCCAGTACCACTTCTTCGAACTCACGCCCGGCGTTGGCTTCGGCGCGGCTCTTGAGTTGGCCGATGAACAGCGCCAGCAGGTCGGTGAACGGCATCGCGGTGCCGAGCACGCTGGTGTCGTGCTTGATCAGCTTGGAACCCAGCAGGCTCTTGAGCGATCGCATCAGCCGGCCTTCGTAGTTTTCCAGGTATTCGTGCAGGGCCAGGCGACCGTACACCGGGCGGCGCTCCTCGAAGTTGAAGAACACCACCGACGGCAACGTGATCTTGTCGTCCTCCAGCGCGATGAGCGTCTCCTCGCCGGGGCGGATCCAGCCGACGGTGGAGTTGGACGTGCCAAAGTCGATGCCGCAGGCACGGGCTGGGGATGGGTTTTTCATGTCTATCGGGTTCCGGTTGAAAAACGGCCGCGCAGTGTATGCCAGTCGAAGGCGGATGCGTAGGCCGACTATCCGCTAAATCACGCTTGAAAGTTGGGTATTTGCCCCCACATCTGCTGCATACGGCATGTGCCGATAACACTTTGACGCACCCCCCAGGCCACATCACTCGACAAGTGCAATGCAGCGCACGTTGTGCCCCGGGCTGTGCGATCTCGATTAAGGATGGTGAACCGCCGATGGATTTCAAAGACTACTACAAGATATTGGGTGTCGAGCCGACCGCCGATGACAAGGAAATCAAGGCGGCCTATCGCAAGCTCGCGCGCAAATATCACCCTGACGTGAGCAAGGAAAAAGACGCCGAAGCCAAGTTCAAGGACGCGTCCGAAGCCTATGAGGCGCTCAAAAGCGCCGACAAGCGCGCCGAATACGATGAGCTGCGCAAATACGGCCAGCATGGCCAACCGTTCCAGGGACCACCGGGCTGGCAGAGCCGTGGCGGCTTTGGCGGTGGCGGTGGTGGCGAGGACTTCTCGGACTTCTTCAGCTCGATCTTCGGCTCCCGTGGCGACGCCTTTGGTGGCGGCCAGCGTCGGCCTGCCGGGCGCAAAGGCCAGGACGTGGAGATGCAGCTGTCGGTGTTCCTTGAGGAGACGCTGTCCACCGAGTCCAAGCAGGTCACCTTCCAGGTGCCGCAGTACGACGCGTCGGGCCGGCATGTGAGCAACACCACCAAGAGCCTGAACGTGAAGATCCCCGCCGGCGTCACCGACGGCGAGCGCATCCGCCTCAAGGCCCAGGGCGCGCCGGGCATTGGCGGTGGTGCGAATGGCGATCTGTACCTGATCATCAAGTTCGCGCCGCATCCAAAATTCGAAGTGGATGGCGAAAACCTGATCATCAACCTGCCCCTGGCGCCGTGGGAACTGGCGCTGGGTGCTGAAGTACAGGTGCCGACGCTGACCGGCAAGATCAACCTCAAGGTGCCTGCCGGCAGCCAGAACGGCCAACGCATGCGCGCCAAGGGCCATGGCCTGCTGAACAAGGCCGGGCAGCGCGGCTTCCTGTTCGTGCAGCTCAAGGCAGTCATGCCCAAGGACAGCAGCGATGAGGTCAAGGCCCTGTGGCAGGAGCTGGCGCAAAAGGCGGCGTTCAATCCCCGCGAAAACTTCTGAGGGAGTGAACGCCTGGGCGCCCGTTACTGCGGGCGGGAGGCGCCGGGTTGCTGGTGATCGCCGCCGTGCGGTGTCAGCTCGGCCACCTCCCGGCGTGACAGCTCCAGCAGCTTGAGGTTACGTTCGGTGGCCTGCTCGATTTCCAGTCGGTTCAAGGCCTCGAGGTAGGCGTCATCAAAGTCTTGGTGTGCATCTTCCAGGGCGTTCTGCCGTGCGTCGGCATTGCGCTTGAGGGTGGCGAACTCGTCGGCATACCGCTGCTTGAGGTAGTCCACCCAGTAGTCCCGGCTGATCAGGTCCTCGTAAAACACCTCACTGCGTTCTGCGTCGAGAATATTGCGGCGCGCGTCGGCCAGTTCAGTGCCTGTGATTGGCCGGCTGAACCGCATGTGGCGGGGTTGCCCAGGTAGCTCCAGCTGGTCCGGCCACCCCCTGGCCAGGCCGATGCGGTACGACAAGCGCACTTCCGCCACGTCCGAGTGTGGGACCAGCGCCCTGTCGGCCTCGACTTCGGCTCTGCCCAGCCGGAACAACTGCCGGGACAGGTTCAACAGGGCCGCACCTCTCAGATCCAGCCGCGCCGCATCGACGTTGAGCAACGCGTTGTGCTCGTAGACCCTGACTTCCAGCCCGCTGAAGGTCAGGATGCGGCCATCGACGCAGGTGCCGTGCGTATGGGACATGGCGAACAACGCCTGGCGCAGTTCGGAGTTATCGGCGGCCGCTTCCAGCACGTTGCGTACCCGCTGCGACAGGTCGGCGCGAGCCGCGCCGAACTCCGTGGTGTCCTGCAACCGTTCGAGCAGGTGAAAAAACGCCTGGTGATCCGGTTCGGCCTGCAGTTGGGTCCAGATCTCCCGCAGCCTGCCTTGTTCAGGAAGGGGCAGGTCGTCTATCCAGGGCACCGGTTGTTCAGGTAGGGCGGGTTGCGCCGGGAGCTCTTCGTCGGGTTGTTCAGGGAAGATTTCATCGGGCTCTGGTGATGACGGGAGCCCATCGTCCAGCATTGTCTGGATGTCCCGGCGTGACAGGCCCAGCGCCGAGTCACGCCCCGTGCGGTCCAGATACTCGATAAGCGCTGTCAGGCTGTCGTGGGACAGGGGGTTGTCGGAGATATCGGTGCCCTCCATCAAGGCATCGTGGCTGCCATCCAGTGCTTCGGTCGGGATTGCACTGATGTCATTGGCGCTCAGGTTGAGCGTGCGCAGATGACCGGCTTCCAATGTGCCTGCCGGCCAATCCGTGAGGCGGTTACCGCTCAGGTTCAACACCTCGAGGGGCGAGCCAGGCTCGAGACTGAAAAACTCCATCAGGTTGTCGCTCAGGTTCAGCTGTTGCAGGTGTGGCCAGTCATCCAGGCCGATGGCCAACTCATCGTCGAATCGGTTGGATGACAGATCCAGCTCCCGCAACTCAGGTAATTCTGCGAGTGCCCTGGGCAAGCCCTGCAACTCGTTGCCGGTCAGGCGCAATGTGCGCAGGTTGGAAAAGCCTGCGAGGAAACCGTTGGAGCCTTGTTCGGCGAACAGGAGGCCGCTCAGGTCCAGGTGATGCACATGGGAAAAGTCCGCCGTTACCACCGGCAGGTTGTCCAGTTGCAAGCCGTTGAAACTCAGGGTCTGGCCCGCCGGGTCCGACGCCAGCCCCTGGCGCCAGCACGTGACGATGCGTTGCGCGGCCTGGTTGCGGCGACTGGCCACGGACCAGTCGGTGGCTGGCGAGCCTCGCGTGTACAGCCAGCCATTGAGCTGGCGTATCAGGGTGTGCAGGGCCTCATTCCAGACGTCGATCAGAGCGTGCAAGTGCGTGTCACTGGCGCCGCCTGCGCGCAGGCGTGTCAGCCATTGCTGTAACGTCTGCTCATCCATGCCGTGCTGCAAACGTTGCAGGCGTTGCGGCAGGGGCAGGCCGGGGTCCGCGGTGGGCAGGTCGAGCAGGTGGCGGGCCAATGAGGCTCCGCTTTCGGCCTCGGGGAATACGTTGGTGGGTGGTTCTTCATAGGCAAAACGCTCCAGGGCTCCGGCGGGCAGGCCCCGGGCGGTTTCAACCCGCTGTCGGGCCACAGCCAGCGCGCCTTCGGAAACCTGGCTCAACGGCGTACCGACGACGTTGGTACTGAGCAGCAGCTCGTCTCTGGTCAGGATTGCCTCGGGCAACACGGTGATGCGGGTATTGCGCAGGTTCAGCGAGGTCAGTTGCGCCAAGTCCTCGAGACCGGTCGGCACTTGCTGCAGGTTCGTTTCTCGCAGGTTCAGCGTCCTGAGTCGTGGCATGTGATCGATCTCAAGGCGCGTGAGGGGGTTGCCTTGCAGCGAGAGATGTTCCAGTGCGACGAAGTCCTGGAGCTCGGAGGGGGCGGCGGCCAGCTCGCAATAGTTCAGTTCGACAGTGCGTGCCTGGGTGAATGCCCGGACGAAACGACTGACCTGCTCCATGGGCACACGCAGGTTCATCAGGCGCAAGGCTAGGGTGTGGGGGAAGCTGTTGGCCGGCAATTCGGGCAGGCTTGAGGGGCTGAAACCGCGTAGATCCACTTCCAGAAATGAGCTTGGCCGCGCGCGCAGTGGGTCAGCCGCCGCGTAGAGGTTGAGCAGCCCGCGACTCCATTGGACCCGCAAGTAACCGCCCATCCATCGTTGGTTTGCGTGTTCCACCGCGTGGGGAGGACGCAGCCACTCGTTCAGCCGCCGGTCGATTTCACTGTACTGTTCGCTCAGCGCCTCAATCGCGTCAAAGCGGGCGCGGTGACCGACCCAGCGTTCGGCAAAGCTGTTGATCAACACCTGCGAGTCCCGAGCGGGCTCCGTGAGGCGTGCCAGTTCCCCGACACAGTAAATCCGCACCATTTCCTCTAGGTCGATCAAGTGATCGGGTTGGTTGTTCAGCCGGGTATAGAGCGCTCTGAAGCTGTCGCGCGACATTCTCGACCAGTCCAGCGAGAGGCCGGACAGCAGGCGCTGGTGACCTTCCAGCAGTTCGGTCGGAATACTCTGGATACCGGTGCCGCTCAGGTTCAGGCGCTCGAGCTGGGGCAGGTCCTGCACGCCAACCGGCCAATCGGTCACCTGGGAGCCGACTATTTCCAACTGGCGTAGCCGCGTCAGGCGGCTGACATCCAGCCGGGGTTGGTGAGTCGGCGCAAACACGTTGTTGTTGGCAATGCTCAGCTCTTCCAACTGGCTGAGCGTGCCCAGGGTGTTGATGTCTTCGGCCGAGAGCGGTGAAAAGAGCTGCAACCTCGTCAGTCTTGGCCAGTGTGTCAATGTCTCGAGCTGGTTGATGCTCCGCGGGCCGGTGACGAAGATATGCAGGCTTTCCACGCTGGGGAACAAGCCAGGCAATTGCTCCAGCGGTTGGCCGTGGGTGACCAGCACGCGCACATGGGAAAAATCCGCCGTCAACGGTGGCAACGGGGCGTCGGTGGTGAGTTCAAGTCTAGCGGCTGTCTGCACGTCACTGGCGAGGGGCGCATTGCGCCAACTGGCCCTGAGGTTTTCGGCTGTGGTATTGCGCAGCATGGCTTCCAGTGAGGTGGGCGGCTGCGTTGCAACCCACTGCGCCAGTGTGTTTTCCAGGGTTTCCCATTCACGCCCGCGTGCCTGCAACAGCCCGTAGATCTGCGCGTCGGTTTGCCCGGCGCGGCGTTGCTGGAGGATAAAGCCGTTGGCCTGCTCGTCGCTCAGGTCGGGGTACAGGTCCTGCACGCGCGTGACCAGCGACGGGTCCATGCCGGCGCCACGGCCACTGGCGTAGTAACCGGCCTGATTCACGCGGATGCGCGCAGGCGGCTTGAACCGCGTCACCTCACCACGGGGCAGGCCCAGCCACTGTGGCGCCAGGTGACGGTGCTCGACCGCACTGCGGATGATGCTGCGCTGCAACTCGGCCTGCTGGCCGACATGGGGAACACCCAACGCCTGGCGCGCTTCGTCGGGCAGGGCATGCAGCACCGACGCGTAAAAGTTGTCGCCATACCTGGGCAGGCTGTTGAGGGCCTCGCCGCGCTCGTCGAACGCCTGGTAGACCGGGCCTTTCTTGACCAGGAATTTGCGCTGCATCGCGTCCTGGTTGCCGATGGCCTCGATCAGTCGGCCACCTACGTGTTCATCGCGGATTTCCAGGCGCACCGCGTCCGACCAGCCCGGCAGTTTCTGCAATGCGTGCAGGGCCAGGCGTTTGCTGTCGGTGGTCGCGATGTGATCCGTGTGCAGCCCGGCATAGGCGCGGGCCTGACGCCCTTGTCGTGCATACCAGCGGCCTTCTTCGAGCAAGGCCAGCGGCACTTTGCCGGTGCTCTCCAGGCGGTCGAGGGCTTCGGCACTGGCGTGGGCCAGGATGTCTTGCGCTGCTGGCTTGCTCAGCCCCGGACAGGCTTTTTGCAATTGCGTGATGCGCAGGTCAGTGGGTTTGGGGCCTTCATAGAGACTTTCGAAAATCGCTGCTCGACGGGTCTGCGCAAAGTCGGCGATCTGTTTTCTGAACTCCACTGGCCTGGCCTCCCGCACCCGTGCCGCCTCGCCACCGAGCAGGCCGGTGATCTCGTCCTCGTCCAGCACCGCCAGGATACGCCCCGGCAGCCCGCTGCCCAGTACATCCGCGCGGCTCATACGGATGGGCGCCCTGGCGCGCACGCCGGCATACAAGCGCTCGGCGCCGTACTGAATGGATTTCCCCCGCAGGCCCGGACCGTCAAAGACCTCCAGCACCCGACCCGTCGGCCAGCGGGGCAACTCAGTGACCAGCGGCAGGATGTACAGATAACGTTCGTCCACCGCCGTGCCGGTCTGCACCTGGCTGATCACGTCTTCGACACCTTTGTCGGCTTCAAACAGGCGCATGGCATCCGTCAATTCGGGCGGTGGCGGCTGGTTGTCCAGGTGGGCCTTGCGCAGGGTGTTGTCGCTGACGCCGCTGACGTCGGCGATCTTCAACAGTTGCTCGTCGGAGTATTGCTCGGTCGCGTGGCCCAGCCGGCGCAGCAGGGTCAGCCGGTCCCAGGCCAGTGGGCGTTCCAGGGTGTGCCGCCAGGCGCCTTGGCCGTTGTGCCGCAGCAGCGGCTGATAGGCATCCGGATCGCTGGGATGCTGGATGCGCCACTCGCCGGGCGTTGTTCCTTGGCTTATTTCGTAGTGCTTACCGTCCTGGCGGATATAGGTTTTGCCGTTGACCGCATAACGTCCCTGGGGATCGGGGCTGGCCTCGGGCGCCAGGGCAACGTCGCTTGCATAGGCGTTCAGGTCGGGCCTCCACAGGCGGGTTTCTCCGTTGGGCAAGGTGACCGACTGCAACCCCTCGATCACCGGTTCAGCCGGTACCGCCGTCAATTTGGCCAGGCCTCTTCCTACCCCCACTTGAGCAGCAAGCAACACCAGGTTCTCCGCCACATCAATCAGGTGAGCCTTGGCCGCTTTGCGATCACCTTCGGACCACTCCTTTACGCCTTCGAAGGTTTCGTACAGGAGCTGGCCGGCCATCACGGCGATCATGACTTCACCCAGCACCGGTACGAATATCGACACCCCGGTCAACAGCAGCATGCCGATGTTGAGTAGCGCTGCCAGTTTGCGCGAGCGCACGGTGGCATCCACCTGCGCGGTCGGCACGGCGTGGCTGCGGGCGTCGGCATAGACTTTGGCGCGGTGTTGCTCGTAGAGGTAGGTCCACAGGTCGAAGTTATCGATCCAGAAGATACCGCTGTGAACCGGTGCGATGACGGTGGGGTTCAGATAGGGGTCGTCGTTGGCCACCTGCTTGATCGGGCTGGGGGGCGGCGGGTTGTTTATTCGGGTGAATTGGGAAAACGGGTCGAACCCTTGGCGTATCTGGTCCAGCAACGGCGCATAGGGGGCGAGGTCCTGGGTGACGGTGGTATCCGGCGTGTCCTGGGTGAACTGGCTGAAGTAGTCCGCACGGTCGGCGTAATCGACGAACTGGCTGAAAAAACGCTGGTAGGCGCTGGGGCTGCCGGCGGTGGCCGGGGGCGTGTCGCGGGCGGTGAAGCGCTCTTTGAACAGTGGCTTGAGCTGGCGCAAGGTGTAGCGTTTGAGGGGCGATTGCGGATCATCAGGGATGTACAGCAGCAACTCGCTCGCGTTGTGGAGCTCTCCGCTGACCAGAAATACCACCACGCCCGTGAGACGGTGCTTCATCAAACTCAAGTCGCGAAACCAGATGCGTTGGCCGTTCAGCATGGGTTCGGTTTCGCCGCCGACCACCGAGAGCACCATGCGGTAGTCAGCGTCGGTGATGTCTTTCTTCAGCAATGCCTGTTCAGCTGCAACGCGCAGGGCGGTCTTGTGGGCGGTGATGAATTTGTCGCGCAATACGGCCTGCGTGACCGCGTCTTTGGGCTCCAGGTAGCCCTTGAGGTAGGCCTGGTACTTCGCGCCGATGTCCAGCGAGCGGCACAGACCGGTGAATTGCTCCACGGTCAGTGATGTAGACACTGCGTCGAATTCATCTCCGGTCTTGACCACGAACCCCGACGAAGGGTGAAAGGCGTTGGCCTCACATTCAGCCTCTTCGAAGTTGTGCAGGGCGGCTTGCAGCAGGGGCAGCTTCAGCGCTTCGAACCAAGCGGCCGTGATCGAGAAAACGCCGACGGTGATGGATTTTCTGAGCCTCAGAAAGGTTTTATCGACGTCCAGTTGCACCTTGAACTGATCGTTCAACGCCTGGGTCAACAGGGGCCGGGCAAAGGTGTCGATGTCTTGCAGCGCGGACATGGCCTTGTCCAGTTTGCCTTGCGCAGTGAAGCTTGCGGTGATGGCGTCTTGCAGCGATTTGCGTTGTGCTGCCGAGGCGTGCTGGTACCAATCGGGCGTTGTCGCGGGCGTCGTTTTCAGGGCTTCACGTTGCTGCGCAGTGGCCTGGGTCAGCCAATCGGGAATGGCGTTTTCGAGAAAGGGGGTGTGCAGGCTTTTTGAAGCGGGTGAAGCCGTCATGCTGTCTCTCCTTGGGTAGTGGAGCAGACAGCAGATCACTTCGGCAGGCGCGGCTAGCGGTAGATAGAGAACACCACCGAAGGCTGGCGCCAGGGCGGGCAGCCCTGGCGCCGGGTGGTCAGGTGGTCGGGTTGGCGCGCAGCTCCGTGCGGGTCAGTGTTTCAATCAGGTGGGCTTCCTGGATGGCAAGCTGGGCCTGCAAGTCCTTGGCCTGCTGCGCGTAGTCAGCGTCGCCCAGCGAACCCTCGACATGCTGGTCATGCAGCGCTGCCAGGCGCTCATGGAAGGGCTGGCTCTGCGCCTCGAATTGCTCGCGGTACTTCTGGGTCAAGTACTCCTGCCAGAACTCCCGGGAGATCAGTGCCTGGAGTTCGGCCGGCGAATTGTTCAGCTTGAGGATGCTGTCGCAGGTGGCCTTCAACACCTCTTCACTGACCCGGCCCAGGCCGATGAACTGCGCCGTTTGCGGTTGTCCCGGCAAATCGAGTCTGGTTTGGTCTTTGAGCCCGAATCGATAGGCGAGCCTGATTTCAACTTCCTCGAGCAGGGCGATCTGCTCGGCTTTCTCCCGTGCCGACAACCTTGGGTTGCTGTTGATCGCCTCGGTGCGCCTGGCGATATCGTTGAGCGCGGTTTTTTCCACCTCATCAAGGCGGAACAAGCCCCTGGACAATTTGATCAGGGCGGCGGCCTGGTTCGTATCGGCAGCCAGGGCCCTGGCGTTGTGTACCATGGCCATGATTTCCACGTTGCTGAACGACAGCCCGGCGCGATCACAGCAGGTCGCGCGGCCTGCCCATTCGAACATCTGCTCGCGCAGCGCTGCAGACTCTACGGAGTTTTGCGTGATGGCGTCGATCACCCTCCACACCCGTTGTTGCAGGTCGGCATGGCCACCGCGGGATTCGCTCAAGCCGTTGAGCATATCGAAGAAACCGTCA of Pseudomonas azotoformans contains these proteins:
- a CDS encoding AI-2E family transporter, producing the protein MPTFSQRHVLLLASYIIIFGGLLLVLPLKLLPSLLAGLLVYELVNMLTPQLQRLIEGRRARWLAVALLGTLIVSVLALIFAGAISFLLHEAENPGASLDKFMGVVDRARGQLPPFLDAYLPASAAEFRVAIGDWLSKHLSELQLVGKDAAHMFVTLLIGMVLGAIIALQRVPDLTKRKPLAAALFDRLHLLVQAFRNIVFAQIKIAALNTAFTAVFLAVVLPLCGIHLPLTKTLIVLTFLLGLLPVIGNLMSNTLITIVALSLSIWVAVAALGYLIVIHKVEYFLNARIVGGQISAKSWELLLAMLVFEAAFGLPGVVAGPIYYAYLKSELKLGGMV
- a CDS encoding NEL-type E3 ubiquitin ligase domain-containing protein; the encoded protein is MTASPASKSLHTPFLENAIPDWLTQATAQQREALKTTPATTPDWYQHASAAQRKSLQDAITASFTAQGKLDKAMSALQDIDTFARPLLTQALNDQFKVQLDVDKTFLRLRKSITVGVFSITAAWFEALKLPLLQAALHNFEEAECEANAFHPSSGFVVKTGDEFDAVSTSLTVEQFTGLCRSLDIGAKYQAYLKGYLEPKDAVTQAVLRDKFITAHKTALRVAAEQALLKKDITDADYRMVLSVVGGETEPMLNGQRIWFRDLSLMKHRLTGVVVFLVSGELHNASELLLYIPDDPQSPLKRYTLRQLKPLFKERFTARDTPPATAGSPSAYQRFFSQFVDYADRADYFSQFTQDTPDTTVTQDLAPYAPLLDQIRQGFDPFSQFTRINNPPPPSPIKQVANDDPYLNPTVIAPVHSGIFWIDNFDLWTYLYEQHRAKVYADARSHAVPTAQVDATVRSRKLAALLNIGMLLLTGVSIFVPVLGEVMIAVMAGQLLYETFEGVKEWSEGDRKAAKAHLIDVAENLVLLAAQVGVGRGLAKLTAVPAEPVIEGLQSVTLPNGETRLWRPDLNAYASDVALAPEASPDPQGRYAVNGKTYIRQDGKHYEISQGTTPGEWRIQHPSDPDAYQPLLRHNGQGAWRHTLERPLAWDRLTLLRRLGHATEQYSDEQLLKIADVSGVSDNTLRKAHLDNQPPPPELTDAMRLFEADKGVEDVISQVQTGTAVDERYLYILPLVTELPRWPTGRVLEVFDGPGLRGKSIQYGAERLYAGVRARAPIRMSRADVLGSGLPGRILAVLDEDEITGLLGGEAARVREARPVEFRKQIADFAQTRRAAIFESLYEGPKPTDLRITQLQKACPGLSKPAAQDILAHASAEALDRLESTGKVPLALLEEGRWYARQGRQARAYAGLHTDHIATTDSKRLALHALQKLPGWSDAVRLEIRDEHVGGRLIEAIGNQDAMQRKFLVKKGPVYQAFDERGEALNSLPRYGDNFYASVLHALPDEARQALGVPHVGQQAELQRSIIRSAVEHRHLAPQWLGLPRGEVTRFKPPARIRVNQAGYYASGRGAGMDPSLVTRVQDLYPDLSDEQANGFILQQRRAGQTDAQIYGLLQARGREWETLENTLAQWVATQPPTSLEAMLRNTTAENLRASWRNAPLASDVQTAARLELTTDAPLPPLTADFSHVRVLVTHGQPLEQLPGLFPSVESLHIFVTGPRSINQLETLTHWPRLTRLQLFSPLSAEDINTLGTLSQLEELSIANNNVFAPTHQPRLDVSRLTRLRQLEIVGSQVTDWPVGVQDLPQLERLNLSGTGIQSIPTELLEGHQRLLSGLSLDWSRMSRDSFRALYTRLNNQPDHLIDLEEMVRIYCVGELARLTEPARDSQVLINSFAERWVGHRARFDAIEALSEQYSEIDRRLNEWLRPPHAVEHANQRWMGGYLRVQWSRGLLNLYAAADPLRARPSSFLEVDLRGFSPSSLPELPANSFPHTLALRLMNLRVPMEQVSRFVRAFTQARTVELNYCELAAAPSELQDFVALEHLSLQGNPLTRLEIDHMPRLRTLNLRETNLQQVPTGLEDLAQLTSLNLRNTRITVLPEAILTRDELLLSTNVVGTPLSQVSEGALAVARQRVETARGLPAGALERFAYEEPPTNVFPEAESGASLARHLLDLPTADPGLPLPQRLQRLQHGMDEQTLQQWLTRLRAGGASDTHLHALIDVWNEALHTLIRQLNGWLYTRGSPATDWSVASRRNQAAQRIVTCWRQGLASDPAGQTLSFNGLQLDNLPVVTADFSHVHHLDLSGLLFAEQGSNGFLAGFSNLRTLRLTGNELQGLPRALAELPELRELDLSSNRFDDELAIGLDDWPHLQQLNLSDNLMEFFSLEPGSPLEVLNLSGNRLTDWPAGTLEAGHLRTLNLSANDISAIPTEALDGSHDALMEGTDISDNPLSHDSLTALIEYLDRTGRDSALGLSRRDIQTMLDDGLPSSPEPDEIFPEQPDEELPAQPALPEQPVPWIDDLPLPEQGRLREIWTQLQAEPDHQAFFHLLERLQDTTEFGAARADLSQRVRNVLEAAADNSELRQALFAMSHTHGTCVDGRILTFSGLEVRVYEHNALLNVDAARLDLRGAALLNLSRQLFRLGRAEVEADRALVPHSDVAEVRLSYRIGLARGWPDQLELPGQPRHMRFSRPITGTELADARRNILDAERSEVFYEDLISRDYWVDYLKQRYADEFATLKRNADARQNALEDAHQDFDDAYLEALNRLEIEQATERNLKLLELSRREVAELTPHGGDHQQPGASRPQ
- a CDS encoding Hsp70 family protein, whose translation is MKNPSPARACGIDFGTSNSTVGWIRPGEETLIALEDDKITLPSVVFFNFEERRPVYGRLALHEYLENYEGRLMRSLKSLLGSKLIKHDTSVLGTAMPFTDLLALFIGQLKSRAEANAGREFEEVVLGRPVFFVDDDPMADQEAENTLVDVARKIGFKDISFQYEPIAAAFDYESTIEKEELVLIVDIGGGTSDFSLVRLSPDRRHNDNRQSDILATGGVHIGGTDFDKQLSLNGMMPLFGYGSRMKSGAYMPTSHHMNLATWHTINSVYSQKSQLALGSMRYDIEDTGGIDRLFKLIEQRAGHWLAMEVEETKIQLTHEDSRHVLLDRVEPGLSVELSRTLFESAIDGLLERVRNSVTQLLNDASVSVAQVDTVFFTGGSSGIPALRHSISAMLPNARHVEGNIFGSIGSGLAIEASKRYGS
- a CDS encoding PsiF family protein — translated: MKMLRIPLLMMGLLLCSQGFAATAQQNKMTTCNAEATTKTLKGDERKAFMKTCLSAPAANDAKTLTPQQQKMKDCNASAKTKALTGDARKTFMSTCLKG
- a CDS encoding DnaJ C-terminal domain-containing protein is translated as MDFKDYYKILGVEPTADDKEIKAAYRKLARKYHPDVSKEKDAEAKFKDASEAYEALKSADKRAEYDELRKYGQHGQPFQGPPGWQSRGGFGGGGGGEDFSDFFSSIFGSRGDAFGGGQRRPAGRKGQDVEMQLSVFLEETLSTESKQVTFQVPQYDASGRHVSNTTKSLNVKIPAGVTDGERIRLKAQGAPGIGGGANGDLYLIIKFAPHPKFEVDGENLIINLPLAPWELALGAEVQVPTLTGKINLKVPAGSQNGQRMRAKGHGLLNKAGQRGFLFVQLKAVMPKDSSDEVKALWQELAQKAAFNPRENF